One genomic window of Halobellus limi includes the following:
- a CDS encoding XdhC family protein, translating into MTENEPTETSGDPPHLAAVSDGDVAALEAELADRGEAYARVTIVRREPPVSANVGDRAVVTGDGELHGWIGGAACAQTTAISEAKAAIDDGKPRLVGIAPDPDEVDRPGLEAFPMHCHSEGVLELFVEPVNPTPELLIVGDSPVARSLTRIAGELAVDVVLVDPDAGDDHAADRVIESTDPDAVADAVGRSPLVVVASMGKYDARGVAAGVAADASYVGLVASDTRSGEVIERAATVLDTDPERVRGAVTNPAGVDVEAYTPAEIAVSILAEVVDARAAAATTASHPRRSPVGEESATEDGANTEETSESRNGADSGESTRDAAEDETATPELATDPVCGMTADPETAPAVEHGGETYYFCCEGCADSFRAEPESYLEREAA; encoded by the coding sequence ATGACAGAGAACGAACCCACCGAGACGAGCGGCGATCCGCCGCATCTAGCGGCCGTCAGCGACGGCGACGTCGCCGCGCTGGAAGCAGAACTCGCGGACCGAGGCGAGGCGTACGCCCGCGTGACGATCGTCCGCCGCGAACCACCGGTGTCGGCGAACGTCGGCGACCGCGCGGTCGTGACCGGGGACGGCGAACTCCACGGCTGGATCGGCGGTGCGGCCTGCGCGCAGACGACCGCCATCAGCGAGGCGAAAGCCGCTATCGACGACGGGAAGCCGCGCTTGGTCGGTATCGCGCCCGATCCCGACGAGGTCGATCGCCCGGGGCTGGAGGCGTTCCCGATGCACTGCCACAGCGAGGGCGTCCTCGAACTGTTCGTCGAGCCGGTGAACCCGACGCCGGAGCTGCTGATCGTCGGCGACTCGCCGGTCGCGCGGTCGCTCACGCGGATCGCGGGCGAACTGGCCGTCGACGTCGTCCTCGTCGATCCGGACGCCGGCGACGACCACGCCGCCGACCGGGTGATCGAGAGCACCGATCCCGACGCCGTCGCCGACGCCGTCGGCCGCTCGCCGCTGGTCGTGGTCGCGTCGATGGGCAAGTACGACGCCCGCGGGGTCGCCGCCGGCGTCGCGGCCGACGCCTCGTACGTCGGCCTCGTCGCCAGCGACACCCGGAGCGGGGAGGTGATCGAGCGTGCCGCGACGGTCCTCGATACGGACCCCGAGCGTGTTCGGGGGGCCGTGACGAACCCCGCCGGCGTCGACGTCGAGGCGTACACGCCCGCCGAGATCGCGGTGAGCATCCTCGCCGAGGTCGTGGACGCGCGAGCGGCCGCGGCCACGACCGCGAGCCATCCGCGGCGGTCGCCGGTCGGAGAGGAGTCGGCGACCGAGGACGGCGCGAACACCGAAGAGACGTCGGAGAGCCGGAACGGGGCGGATTCTGGGGAATCGACGAGGGACGCGGCGGAAGACGAGACCGCGACACCCGAACTGGCGACCGATCCCGTCTGCGGGATGACGGCCGATCCCGAGACGGCACCGGCGGTCGAACACGGCGGGGAGACGTACTACTTCTGCTGTGAGGGCTGTGCGGACTCGTTCCGCGCGGAGCCGGAATCGTACCTGGAACGGGAGGCAGCGTGA
- a CDS encoding aerobic carbon-monoxide dehydrogenase large subunit codes for MSSDSEFTTEPTEYQHDDDGGPQPEKHCGHGRGGMGEEVARKEDKRFITGRGNYVDDIKKPGMLHCEIVRSPHAHARVEEIDGSRAMDLDGVVAVLTADDLLEHDLATMPTLMDDTQDVLVNEKVKFQSQEVAAVIAEDRYTAKDGAEKVEVDYEVLDPVVDAKEALEADAPVIREELDDQEDNHIFDWDTGDKEETERVFEEADVTVEEQMEYQRIHPAPIETCGAVADWDPGKDKMTVHMTSQAPHAHRTLFSQVSGIPEHKVRIVSPDVGGGFGNKVPIYPGYVVAAAASYVLERPVKWIEERSENIQTTGFARDYDMTGEVAATEDGVIEGVKVDVLANHGAYNAAAQPSKFPAGFFNIFTGSYDVEAAYGSLTGVYTNTAPGGVAYRCSFRVTEAVYLIERMVKVLADELDVDPAEIRRRNFIPSDAFPYESATGWNYDSGDYEKALDKALEMADYEHYREEQKRRIEEDADKLLGIGISSFTEIVGAGPGKQCDIAGIEMFDSADLRVNPTGNAVLRIGVQTQGQGHETTFAQIVAEELGMDVDNIVVEHGDTDTEPYGLGTYGSRSTPVAGAAAAVAARKVRDKAKSIAANELEAAEEDIEWDRESGEFHVVGAPDRSITITEIAAGAYMNHPGSEEPGLEAVNYYDPPEMTYPFGSYIVVVEVDRETGEVDFEKFVAVDDCGNRINPMIIEGQIHGGLAQGIATAMLEEVTYDDNGNVTGGDFMNYLLPTAHEIPEFETGHTVTPSPHHPIGAKGVGESPTVGSPPAIVNAVVDAMSHAGTTHVEMPMTPDVVWEALDEAGLALDPSQNVSFEFEGGQSEEPADD; via the coding sequence ATGAGCAGCGACTCGGAGTTCACGACCGAACCGACGGAGTATCAACACGACGACGACGGCGGCCCGCAACCGGAGAAACACTGCGGGCACGGCCGCGGTGGAATGGGCGAGGAAGTGGCCCGGAAGGAGGACAAGCGCTTCATCACCGGCCGCGGCAACTACGTCGACGACATCAAGAAGCCGGGGATGCTCCACTGCGAGATCGTCAGGAGCCCGCACGCCCACGCCCGAGTCGAGGAGATCGACGGGTCGCGCGCGATGGATCTGGACGGCGTCGTGGCCGTGTTGACGGCCGACGACCTGCTGGAGCACGACCTGGCGACGATGCCGACGCTGATGGACGACACCCAGGACGTCCTGGTCAACGAGAAGGTGAAGTTCCAGTCCCAGGAGGTCGCCGCCGTCATCGCCGAGGACCGGTACACGGCGAAGGACGGGGCCGAGAAGGTCGAGGTCGACTACGAGGTGCTCGACCCCGTCGTCGACGCGAAGGAGGCGCTCGAGGCCGACGCGCCGGTCATCCGCGAGGAGCTCGACGACCAGGAGGACAACCACATCTTCGACTGGGACACCGGCGACAAGGAGGAGACAGAGCGGGTCTTCGAGGAGGCCGACGTCACGGTCGAAGAGCAGATGGAGTACCAGCGGATCCACCCCGCGCCGATCGAGACCTGCGGCGCGGTCGCCGACTGGGACCCCGGAAAGGACAAGATGACGGTCCACATGACGTCGCAGGCGCCGCACGCCCACCGGACGCTGTTCTCGCAGGTGTCGGGCATCCCCGAGCACAAGGTCCGGATCGTGAGCCCGGACGTCGGCGGTGGCTTCGGCAACAAGGTCCCCATCTACCCGGGCTACGTCGTCGCCGCCGCGGCGTCGTACGTCCTGGAACGACCGGTGAAGTGGATCGAAGAGCGCTCGGAGAACATCCAGACCACGGGCTTCGCCCGCGACTACGACATGACGGGCGAGGTCGCCGCCACGGAGGACGGCGTCATCGAGGGCGTGAAGGTCGACGTGCTGGCGAACCACGGGGCGTACAACGCGGCGGCCCAGCCCTCGAAGTTCCCGGCCGGGTTCTTCAACATCTTCACCGGCTCCTACGACGTCGAGGCGGCCTACGGGTCGCTGACGGGCGTGTACACGAACACCGCGCCGGGCGGCGTCGCCTACCGGTGCTCCTTCCGCGTCACGGAGGCCGTCTATCTCATCGAGCGGATGGTGAAGGTGCTCGCGGACGAACTCGACGTCGATCCGGCGGAGATCCGCCGGCGGAACTTCATCCCCTCGGACGCGTTCCCCTACGAGAGCGCGACCGGCTGGAACTACGACTCCGGCGACTACGAGAAGGCCCTCGACAAGGCCCTCGAGATGGCCGACTACGAGCACTACCGCGAGGAGCAAAAGCGCCGCATCGAGGAGGACGCGGACAAACTGCTGGGAATCGGCATCTCCTCGTTCACCGAGATCGTCGGCGCGGGGCCCGGCAAGCAGTGCGACATCGCCGGCATCGAGATGTTCGACTCCGCGGACCTCCGCGTGAACCCGACCGGGAACGCGGTCCTCCGAATCGGCGTCCAGACGCAGGGGCAGGGCCACGAGACGACGTTCGCCCAGATCGTCGCCGAAGAGCTGGGGATGGACGTCGACAACATCGTCGTCGAGCACGGCGACACCGACACCGAACCGTACGGCCTCGGCACCTACGGCTCCCGGTCGACGCCCGTCGCGGGCGCCGCGGCCGCCGTCGCCGCGCGGAAGGTCCGCGACAAGGCGAAGTCGATCGCCGCGAACGAACTCGAAGCCGCCGAAGAGGACATCGAGTGGGACCGCGAGTCCGGCGAGTTCCACGTCGTCGGCGCGCCGGACCGCTCGATCACGATCACCGAGATCGCCGCCGGGGCGTACATGAACCACCCCGGTTCCGAAGAGCCCGGATTGGAGGCGGTGAACTACTACGACCCGCCGGAGATGACGTACCCCTTCGGCTCCTACATCGTCGTCGTCGAGGTCGATCGCGAGACCGGCGAGGTCGATTTCGAGAAGTTCGTCGCGGTCGACGACTGCGGCAACCGCATCAACCCGATGATCATCGAGGGGCAGATCCACGGCGGCCTCGCGCAGGGCATCGCGACCGCGATGCTGGAGGAGGTCACCTACGACGACAACGGCAACGTCACCGGCGGTGACTTCATGAACTACCTGCTGCCGACGGCCCACGAGATCCCCGAGTTCGAGACCGGACACACGGTCACGCCGTCGCCGCACCACCCGATCGGTGCGAAGGGCGTCGGCGAGTCACCGACCGTGGGGTCGCCGCCGGCCATCGTCAACGCAGTGGTCGACGCGATGTCCCACGCCGGGACCACCCACGTCGAGATGCCGATGACGCCCGACGTCGTCTGGGAGGCGCTCGACGAGGCCGGCCTGGCGCTCGACCCGAGTCAGAACGTGAGCTTCGAGTTCGAGGGCGGACAGAGTGAAGAACCAGCCGACGACTGA